Proteins encoded in a region of the Carassius gibelio isolate Cgi1373 ecotype wild population from Czech Republic chromosome B5, carGib1.2-hapl.c, whole genome shotgun sequence genome:
- the ppm1f gene encoding protein phosphatase 1F, producing MSCTEQGDAGKFLERFLEEFVNPLGPEDPLPVAPLSRKVTMQEVKGESLELGLRLLSARNAPSWLGAAMCNAAVTELLKDDLSPHYCPKDPEQQPEDEQEVVLLQSEPLQRLFINNLREVCMAWQKQLPSPGSSSLQTHSCSIHAIRNTRRKMEDRHIILREFNQLLGLQDGVDREYYAVFDGHGGVDAATYAATHLHVILSQQEELKSDAATAFKSTFTQTDDMFRIKAKRERLRSGSTGVAVLLTSDHLTVSWLGDSQAVLVRQGEPVTLMDPHKPEREDEKKRIEDLGGCIAFMGCWRVNGTYAVSRAIGDFDQKPYVSNEADCSSIQLNGSEDYILLACDGFFDVVRQGDVPGLVLEALRETGGSGDDVAQTLVAHAKAAGSSDNITVLLVFLKDPQQLLTYETSSRAEPGGATAAATEI from the exons ATGAGTTGCACGGAGCAAGGTGACGCTGGGAAGTTTCTGGAGAGGTTTCTGGAGGAGTTTGTAAACCCACTTGGCCCAGAGGACCCTCTTCCCGTCGCTCCACTCAGCCGTAAAGTCACAATGCAGGAGGTGAAGGGAGAGAGTCTGGAGCTGGGCCTGCGACTGCTCTCAGCCAG aaatgccCCATCCTGGCTGGGTGCAGCGATGTGCAATGCTGCCGTCACTGAATTACTTAAAGATGACCTTTCACCTCACTACTGCCCCAAAGATCCAGAACAGCAACCAGAGGATGAACAGGAAGTTGTTT TGTTACAGTCTGAGCCATTGCAGCGCCTCTTTATCAATAACTTGAGAGAGGTGTGTATGGCTTGGCAGAAACAGCTGCCCAGTCCCGGGTCGTCCTCATTACAGACACACAGCTGCTCCATTCATGCCATTCGTAACACTCGCAGGAAGATGGAGGACCGTCACATCATCCTAAGAGAGTTTAACCAGCTTTTAGGTCTGCAG GATGGTGTAGATCGAGAGTATTACGCTGTGTTTGATGGACACGGAGGGGTGGATGCTGCCACATATGCTGCCACTCACCTGCATGTCATACTGAGCCAGCAGGAGGAGCTCAAAAGTGATGCTGCCACAGCCTTCAAAAGCACCTTCACACAAACAGATGACATGTTCAGAATCAAAGCTAAGAGAGAG CGTCTGCGCAGCGGCAGCACTGGTGTGGCGGTCTTACTGACCTCTGATCACCTGACCGTCTCCTGGCTGGGCGACTCTCAAGCTGTGCTGGTTCGACAGGGAGAACCAGTGACCCTAATGGACCCACACAAACCTGAGAGAGAG GATGAGAAGAAAAGAATCGAGGATCTGGGTGGATGCATTGCATTCATGGGTTGTTGGCGGGTAAATGGGACCTACGCTGTTTCCAGAGCAATAG GTGATTTTGACCAGAAGCCGTACGTCTCTAACGAAGCTGATTGCTCCTCGATCCAGCTGAACGGAAGTGAAGATTACATTCTGCTGGCTTGTGACGGCTTCTTTGACGTGGTTCGGCAGGGGGACGTCCCGGGGCTGGTCCTGGAGGCCCTGAGGGAGACCGGAGGCTCGGGGGACGATGTGGCCCAGACTCTGGTGGCCCATGCTAAAGCTGCCGGATCCAGTGATAACATCACGGTTCTCTTGGTGTTCCTCAAGGATCCTCAGCAGCTTCTGACCTACGAGACGAGCTCCAGAGCAGAGCCCGGAGGAGCCACGGCTGCAGCCACAGAGATCTGA